A region of the Stieleria neptunia genome:
GTTCGCGAATTGCCGACGCTTCGATTTTGCGTCGTAGTATTCTTGGGCGTCCTCTGTTTGATGCATTTGTCCATGGAACTGACCTTCTACCCGATTGCTTTTCCAACGATTTGGCACTCACCATCAGTCGTTTCGCTGACTTTGGCCCAAATTGAGCGATTGTCTATCGCGGGATTTACATTGTTGCTTGTGATTTCCTTTTTGCTTGGCGCATACAGTGGTGACCGATTTCCACGCCGAGTTTGCGTTGAGACGTCTGGGGCGTTAACTTTACTACATGCTTCTCACGTCATGGTTCCGTAGCAAGTGAAGGCAGAACCAAGCCGTGCACACGAAGGACGGCTTGCGCGGTTTCACCGATGGAAAATCAATCGTCCGTCCTCGGTGACGGCGGCCGTTCACGCTCCTGAATCGTACTCGTACTTCGGCGTCAGCCGGTACTCGTGCTCGATAGGATGGCAAACAGACCAACATCGGTCGGCCACGCTGCTGAACGTTGTGGCTGAACTCGGCCCATCTGATTTCACCAGACCTCTGTTTCCTAAGATTCGCATTTGATGTCACGGTTCGATAGGTGCGCGGTCGACTCGGCTGATGAAGACAAACCAATGCCTGTCGATTCGAGTAGAAGTACGAGTACCGCGTTGCTGAGTACGAGGACGGCTTTCAGGCCCGGAGGGCCGGTAGAGTGTCTGCCGGTGGCGTCAGCCACCGGGGGTGGATTCAAAGGAATGCTCAAGGCCCAGCGGGCCGACACAATGCCCGCGTTTGGAGTGGACCGGGAAACCCATTGTGCCGGCCTTCCAGGCCTCAGCAAATTCGTACTTTCGATACCGGTGGCTGACACCACCGGCAAGCATTGTGCCAGCCCTCCGGGCTTCATCCCGACTCCACAATGAGATCGGTACAGCAAGGGGAGTGAAATTTCCCAAGGCGATTTCGATGGAGTACATTGGCACAGACCGATGCTGGCTCGGGCTGTCGTCGTGGCCGACCGCGTGAACCATGTGGTGCACCGCAGTCGGCGAGTGGAGTTTGTTTTTGAGTTCAGGTCGATCGCGCCGACGCGGTGACCACCGCCGTTCACGCTGCTAACCGGCGCCTGACGACAGCGTCCACTTCTTCTTTTGCGTCTTCTCGCGTTCTTTTGTGGCAATTGATTTACGGTCGTTTGATCGTGACCCGAAGGTCGCCCACCGGAATTCGTCGAACCTCCGTTTCCTGGGATTCGCATTTGATGTCATCGTTCGATAGGTGCGCGGTCGACTCGGCCGAAGAAGACAAACCGACGCCTGTTGATTGCAACGCCGACAACCGACGCCTGAAGTGCCGACCACAGATTGGGACGCTCGATTTCCCACGGCGATTCCGATCGAGTACATTGACAAAGAGCGGCAATGGCTCGGGCTGTCGTCGTGGCCGGACGCGTGAACTATGTGGTGCACCGCAGTCGGCGAGTTGAGTTTGTTTTTGAGATCAGGTCATTCGCGCCGACGCGGTGACCACCGCCGTTATTGGCGTCCATGCCAATGACGTCGCGGTTCAGGCGGTTTGATCCTTTGGGATCGGACCACTGGACCAACCTTGATGGACTTGATCAGCCATCAAGTAGAGTACGGCGTTTCGCCGTGCTAATGATCAGTCCGGCTTTCACGAGCAGGATTGATGCCACGCAGCGATGCCTTGGCATTGTCTGCTTCACTCTCGCTTCGCCGTGGACCGATGGTGCTCGGTGGAACGGGACACGCCGACCCGAGACGGTCGGTTACACTGTTATTGAACTGCCCGAGAGCAACGCAGACGCACCGATGCGGACGCCCTCCGTGATGGACAGCCAATAACCAGCCGTTGCAGGGGAATTCGCGGTCAAGGTGCCATGCGAAGGCTTGCTTGTCGGGCGCGAACCCCCTGAACCGCGACGTTCGCCGACTTTGAGATTTCGCGCTCTCTGTTGCTAGATTCCGGGCCCCATAACCTGCTGGGATACGACTCCAAACGCTTGCCACTGGAAAAGCATGACGGCTGACGACAAGCGAAACGAACTTTACGCACAAACTCGCGACGACCTACTCAAACGTCAACTCTCCAACAACGAGAACTTTGACCGCGCGATTCTGACCTTATCGAGCGCAGGGCTCGCAACCAGCGTCGCGTTTCTACGTGGAATGGCCGCAGAGTACGGCACTTGGTGGTTAGTGTTGTCCTGGGTCGCATTTGTAGGGGCAATAATCGCAACGCTCGTCTCGTTCCAGACCAGCCAAGCTGGAATCAAGCGTCAGCTCGAGCTCGCCGAGGATTACTACCTCAAGAAAAACGACGACGCCTTAACGGCGTCGAACAAAGCCGCAGAATGGACGGATCGACTTGCCGGGTGGTCGGCGATTTCATTTATTTGCGGTATAATTCTGCTGCTATGTTTTTTCGGATCAAACCTTCATCAAAACACGCCGGAGGCGGACATGACCAAGGAAATCCCAGGGTCGCAAAAGAAGGGCGCGTCAGTAAACCGTATGCAACAAATCGAGGGTGGAGCAACTGTTCCGAACATGCAACAGGCGCCTACCGACGATTTGGGCTCGAGCATTCCACCGATGCAACAGCTTCCCGAGCAACGGACGGACGCACCATCAGGCGGTACCACGAACACCGATTCCTCGACGCAATCAAGTGACTAAACGCAAGGAGCTTCTTCATGGCTGACGACGATTCTAGAACCACCGACCGCTACGGTGCTGCCGTGCCCAGAATGGTGCGCGTTGAAAATGGCGCTTCAGTGCCATCTATGCAAGCGGTGCCAACCGAAGAACGCGGTGCCAGCGTTCCGCCAATGCAACAAGTGCAACAGACCTCGGC
Encoded here:
- a CDS encoding UbiA prenyltransferase family protein — translated: MTADDKRNELYAQTRDDLLKRQLSNNENFDRAILTLSSAGLATSVAFLRGMAAEYGTWWLVLSWVAFVGAIIATLVSFQTSQAGIKRQLELAEDYYLKKNDDALTASNKAAEWTDRLAGWSAISFICGIILLLCFFGSNLHQNTPEADMTKEIPGSQKKGASVNRMQQIEGGATVPNMQQAPTDDLGSSIPPMQQLPEQRTDAPSGGTTNTDSSTQSSD